The genomic window GCTGATCGGTACTGCTGAGGCTTTTTTGGTAGGTTTTAAAAACAACCAGGCCTACGACAGATTATGGGAAGCAAGAAAGATATGGGGCGGAATCGTTAATTCCAGCAGGATGCTCGGATCTATGGTGTACGCGTTTCAAACGGACAATGAAGAAATAGGAAAATTTAATTTGGAAGACCGCCGTAAGAAAATCGTATGCCGCCATATTGCATGGTTGTATCAGTTGCGTGAACAGCTTTTGATTCCTACCGAATGGGAACACATTAAAGTGGAAGAAGATCAGTTTAAAAATATCGATCATAAACGAAACCGGCTGATTAAAGCAGGATTTCCGGATTACGGAAGAACACCCATTTTTCTCAATAAATATTTATCTGAAGAAGAAGTAAGCTTACAGTCCCATTACAAGAATTTTGCAACTTATCTGATAGCCCAGCAGTCAAAAGATGTAAATGAGCTTAAGAATATGAATGTTATTTCAGATTTCAATCAGAAGCAGCTGCAGGATTGTCTGAATGAATTTTACACCCTTCAGGGACAGGCCGAAAGAATTAAGAAGTTTCCGTTGCCCAGACAGTTTGCGAGTACGGCTTTTGTTTTCAATATCATCTTTATCATGCTGCTTCCTTTAGGTTTAGTTAGTGAATTTGCTAAACTGGGAGATTGGGGAATCTGGGCATCCATCCCGTTCTGTATTACCATCGGCTGGATCTATATTATTATGGAACTGGTGGGCGATTACTCGGAAAACCCTTTTGAAGGGCTTATGTTCGATATCCCGATGCTTTCAATCTGCCGTACCATCGAAATCGATCTTCTGCAAATGACGGGAGAAACAGAGCTGCCGGATCCGATTGCTTCGAAAAACGGAGTTTTAGTTTAAATTTAATTTAATAATATTATCTTAAAACCATTGAGATTTCAGTAATCTTAATGGTTTTATAGTTTTTTAGCCGCTAAATATCTAAAATTAAATCCTG from Chryseobacterium sp. SORGH_AS_0447 includes these protein-coding regions:
- a CDS encoding bestrophin family protein translates to MITTKYVNYKQILNLSGFHMILISAWCTLIAILFHFFHWDWMIIPWVPVALIGTAEAFLVGFKNNQAYDRLWEARKIWGGIVNSSRMLGSMVYAFQTDNEEIGKFNLEDRRKKIVCRHIAWLYQLREQLLIPTEWEHIKVEEDQFKNIDHKRNRLIKAGFPDYGRTPIFLNKYLSEEEVSLQSHYKNFATYLIAQQSKDVNELKNMNVISDFNQKQLQDCLNEFYTLQGQAERIKKFPLPRQFASTAFVFNIIFIMLLPLGLVSEFAKLGDWGIWASIPFCITIGWIYIIMELVGDYSENPFEGLMFDIPMLSICRTIEIDLLQMTGETELPDPIASKNGVLV